One part of the Prunus persica cultivar Lovell chromosome G5, Prunus_persica_NCBIv2, whole genome shotgun sequence genome encodes these proteins:
- the LOC109949171 gene encoding uncharacterized protein LOC109949171 — MGEDDSSNPHGGSTTASSSPSQPTIAELSAKVAQLMQMQTQTSKLILNQDPTKTTPTLTQTTTPTSNQTTTLNPNQTTIPTTITYEASAAQIGIKLDGTNYALWSQVVELYISGKDKLGYINGDLPQPPSTAPTFPRWRTENSIVKGWLINSLEQSLIGNFIRFSTAKAVWDAIATTYYDGTDTSQVYDLKRRVSRMRQAGGSIETYYNTLQSLWREIDFRRPNMMEYESDIKRYNDILQEDRVYIFLDGLDDRLDKARSDVLHMTPFPTVDQAYAYVRREEVRQAVMMGSSDRATGARLAAKSAPRSGPPTRAGQPHNSSTAAHLQIQSYATAAGAPLPKTIPPSRPKAPTDGSGCTHCGNLKHTRDTCFKLNGYPDWWEDLRARKLRETASNFGRAALVSTEPPLALFPQVDPPDRPALPDVSGNCGYAFHTSDLRDTTGWIIDSGATDHMTFDPNDFLHTTTPRRTSIANANGVTYPVTGAGTVALSPSLSLSNTLLVPSLSNKLMSVSQDILTKEIIGRGTKRGGLYYVDDFSMGRANNVKHPSDDKHRQIWLWHRRLGHPSFGYMRHLLPELFSTYFQTHGIIHETTCPQTPQQNGVAERKNRHLLETARALLIGGHVPRHHWDDAVVTAVHLINRMPSGVLNFKTPLQGEIPSEELNWSSLEHEDIHLCTKIALG, encoded by the exons ATGGGGGAGGATGACTCTTCTAATCCTCATGGCGGTAGCACCACTGCTTCCTCCTCTccttctcaaccaaccatagCCGAGTTGAGTGCCAAGGTGGCTCAACTAATGCAGATGCAAACTCAGACCTCGAAATTGATCCTAAATCAGGATCCTACCAAGACGACCCCGACTTTGACTcagacgacgaccccgacctcgAATCAGACGACGACCTTGAACCCGAATCAGACAACGATTCCGACGACAATTACCTATGAagcttccgctgcacagattggCATAAAGTTGGATGGCACCAACTATGCCCTATGGTCCCAAGTTGTAGAGTTGTATATCTCCGGCAAAGACAAATTGGGATATATTAATGGCGATCTTCCGCAACCTCCTTCGACTGCTCCAACGTTTCCTCGTTGGCGCACCGAGAACTCTATTGTGAAGGGATGGCTTATCAATTCTCTGGAGCAGAGCTTGATTGGCAATTTCATTCGATTTTCAACGGCAAAAGCAGTGTGGGATGCAATTGCCACAACTTACTATGATGGCACTGACACTTCTCAGGTTTATGATCTGAAACGACGAGTCTCTCGTATGCGACAAGCTGGTGGCTCCATTGAAACCTATTACAATACTCTCCAAAGCTTATGGAGAGAAATTGATTTTCGTCGTCCAAATATGATGGAGTATGAAAGTGATATCAAGCGCTATAATGATATTCTGCAGGAAGATCGagtttacatatttttggatGGCCTTGATGATCGTCTTGATAAGGCCCGAAGTGATGTTCTTCACATGACTCCATTCCCTACTGTTGACCAAGCTTATGCCTATGTTCGCCGTGAAGAAGTTCGACAAGCAGTGATGATGGGTTCATCCGATCGAGCCACTGGTGCTCGCTTAGCGGCCAAGAGTGCGCCTCGATCAGGTCCCCCTACTCGTGCCGGCCAGCCCCATAATTCCTCTACTGCAGCCCACCTTCAGATCCAGTCATATGCTACTGCTGCTGGTGCGCCACTTCCTAAAACTATCCCACCTTCCCGTCCCAAGGCTCCGACTGATGGAAGTGGTTGCACGCACTGTGGCAACCTCAAACATACCCGTGACACCTGTTTTAAGCTAAATGGTTATCCTGATTGGTGGGAGGACCTCCGCGCTCGCAAGCTCAGAGAAACTGCTAGTAATTTTGGCCGTGCTGCTCTTGTCTCTACCGAACCCCCATTAGCCTTGTTCCCGCAGGTAGATCCTCCTGATCGTCCCGCGCTTCCGGATGTCTCAGGTAACTGTGGTTATGCATTTCATACTTCTGATCTACGAGATACTACTggttggataattgattctggtgccactgatcatatgaccttTGATCCGAATGATTTTTTGCACACCACTACACCCCGCCGCACAAGTATTGCCAATGCAAATGGAGTTAcctatcctgtgacaggggccGGCACTGTTGCCCTTTCACCTTCTCTGTCCCTTTCTAATACTCTACTCGTTCCATCTTTGTCCAATAAATTAATGTCTGTGAGTCAG GATATTCTCACCAAGGAGATCATTGGGCGTGGTACTAAAAGAGGGGGGCTGTACTATGTGGATGACTTCAGTATGGGACGTGCCAATAATGTGAAGCATCCGTCTGATGACAAGCACCGACAAATTTGGCTCTGGCATCGACGTTTGGGGCATCCATCTTTTGGTTATATGAGACACTTATTGCCTGaattattttct acttacttccagaCACATGGCATTATTCATGAGACAACTTGCCCccagacaccacaacaaaatggtgttgccgAACGGAAGAATCGTCATCTCCTTGAAACAGCCCGTGCTCTTCTCATTGGTGGCCATGTTCCTCgtcatcactgggatgatgctgtTGTCACTGCTGTCCACCTTATCAACCGCATGCCATCTGGGGTCTTGAACTTCAAAACTCCATTACAA ggggagataccgAGTGAAGAGCTCAATTGGAGCAGCTTGGAACATGAGGATATTCATCTATGCACGAAGATTGCTCTCGG ATAA
- the LOC18776402 gene encoding MLO-like protein 9, with protein sequence MAGGGGGGRELDQTPTWALATVCFIIIIISIVLEKVLHMIGHWFEHRKKSGLLEALEKVKGELMVLGFISLLLTFGQQYIAKVCIPIEAADTMLPCPYRGEEKEGGGGGGDHRRRLLWYERRYLAGGGDGPGCKEGKVPLISTNGLHQLHIFIFFLAIFHVVYGAITMTLGRLKIRAWKVWEREMEHDNEFNDPTKFRLTHETSFVRDHTRCWTKNPFTFYFVSFLRQFFRSVRRADYLTMRHGFVTVHLAPGSKFDFQKYIKRSLEDDFKVVVGISPLLWTSMVLYLLLNVHGWEAMFVLSILPLVIILAVGTKLQAIISQMALEIQERHAVVQGIPLVQVSDKHFWFSWPQLVLYLIHFVLFQNAFEITYFFWIWYEFGIRSCFHDNFVLTVLRVALGVCVQVMCSYITLPLYALVTQMGSTMKKSIFDEQTNKALKKWQKNAAAKKKNDGKPAAKASVDSVTKAPQKAEMEKGPSTPEQTANIMASVDIQGNTKDLLTGGP encoded by the exons ATGGCCGGCGGAGGGGGTGGAGGCAGGGAGCTGGATCAGACGCCAACGTGGGCTCTGGCCACCGTCTGTTTcattatcattattatttcCATCGTTTTGGAAAAGGTTCTTCATATGATCGGACAT TGGTTTGAACATAGAAAAAAGAGTGGATTGCTTGAAGCTCTTGAGAAAGTGAAAGGAG aGCTTATGGTTTTGGGATTTATTTCTCTGTTGCTAACATTTGGGCAACAGTACATCGCTAAAGTGTGTATTCCGATAGAGGCAGCAGACACAATGTTGCCTTGCCCATACAGAggggaagagaaagaaggaggtggtggtggtggagatcatCGTCGCAGGCTTTTATGGTATGAACGCAGATATTTAGCTGGTGGTGGCGATGGTCCAGGCTGCAAGGAG GGAAAAGTGCCGCTCATATCTACAAATGGATTACATCAATTGCACATCTTCATATTCTTTTTAGCAATATTTCACGTTGTATACGGTGCCATAACCATGACACTTGGAAGATTAAAG ATTCGTGCGTGGAAGGTATGGGAACGAGAGATGGAACATGATAATGAATTCAATG ATCCTACAAAATTCAGGCTTACTCACGAGACATCATTTGTTAGAGATCACACAAGATGTTGGACTAAAAACCCATTTACCTTCTATTTT GTAAGCTTTCTTCGACAATTCTTTAGGTCCGTCCGCAGGGCCGACTACTTGACCATGCGACATGGATTCGTCACG gTTCATTTAGCACCTGGAAGTAAGTTTGACTTTCAAAAGTATATCAAAAGGTCATTAGAAGATGACTTTAAGGTAGTTGTGGGAATCAG TCCACTGTTGTGGACTTCAATGGTTCTCTACCTGCTTCTCAATGTTCATG GATGGGAGGCTATGTTTGTGCTGTCCATACTTCCTCTTGTT ATAATATTAGCTGTTGGAACAAAGCTGCAAGCAATTATATCTCAAATGGCACTTGAGATCCAAGAAAGACATGCTGTAGTCCAAGGGATACCTCTGGTGCAAGTCTCAGACAAGCATTTCTGGTTTAGCTGGCCTCAGTTAGTTCTTTATTTGATCCATTTTGTCCTGTTTCAG AATGCATTTGAGataacatatttcttttgGATATGG TACGAGTTTGGGATAAGATCTTGTTTCCATGATAATTTCGTTCTTACAGTACTCAGAGTTGCACTTGG GGTATGCGTCCAAGTTATGTGCAGCTACATCACACTTCCCCTATATGCATTGGTTACGCAG ATGGGATCAACAATGAAGAAGTCAATCTTTGATGAACAAACTAACAAAGCTTTAAAGAAATGGCAAAAGAATGCTGctgcaaagaagaagaatgacgGGAAGCCGGCAGCTAAAGCCAGTGTCGATTCAGTAACAAAGGCTCCACAAAAGGCTGAAATGGAAAAAGGTCCATCAACTCCTGAACAGACGGCAAACATCATGGCCAGTGTAGATATTCAAGGCAACACGAAAGACCTCCTAACAGGAGGACCATGA
- the LOC18777916 gene encoding protein S-acyltransferase 21, whose amino-acid sequence MARRHGWELPAHTFQVVAITVFFLLTVAYYAFFAPFLGKDIYEYVAIGVYSILALAVFILYVRCTAIDPADPGILVEADKTLSYKANNDTDTPGNVSFNNGGKLDRQGSSWCSKLGGFFCCCFVREDCRKDEDLLQQQEQSGEDALFCTLCNAEVRKFSKHCRSCDKCVDGFDHHCRWLNNCVGRKNYITFVSLMAASLVWLIVECGVGIAVFVRCFVDKNGMKSEITERLGVGFSQPPFATVVALCTAISFLAIFPLGELFFFHIILIRKGITTYEYVVAMRTQSEHPGPSVDGGDQQSLPSSPTSSAVTAISGRSSHGMNLNYKAAWCTPPRIFMDHQDEIIPHLEPGRLPSTVDPDTIQQPDKAKKLPQRPVRISAWKLSKLDSNEATKAGAKARASSSVLRPISSRHQPYEADYLSSSNVSGRSSPISTDQGFTNRNARAGTSKLSPKSSYPPSRASREDVETGRGTLSNFSSPHVSSFTPSPLEQKASNIDQFNPVYQSSTDQSPRSAKQSEGNENVGQIPMKRGNLSVAEKVGSSVFWDQEAGRFVSSSRSAGSSSQISGAELTYTGQSIFFGGPVMNEQPTRGTRNIIRSLASGMDRGSTTYQQGRSQRGGQLPVFLPSDSQQNQFSSRLI is encoded by the exons ATGGCTCGGCGTCATGGATGGGAACTCCCTGCTCACACTTTTCAG GTTGTGGCTATAACGGTTTTTTTCCTGCTAACTGTTGCATATTATGCCTTCTTCGCTCCCTTTCTCGGAAAGGACATCTATGAGTATGTGGCTATTGGCGTTTATTCTATCTTG GCACTTGCTGTATTCATACTTTATGTTCGGTGTACAGCAATTGATCCTGCTGATCCTGGTATACTAGTTGAAGCTGACAAGACATTGTCCTACAAAGCAAACAATGATACAGATACTCCTG gGAATGTGTCTTTCAATAATGGAGGAAAGTTGGATAGGCAAGGTTCAAGTTGGTGTTCAAAATTAGGAGGTTTCTTTTGTTGCTGTTTTGTAAGAGAAGATTGCCGCAAAGATGAAGATCTTTTGCAGCAACAGGAACAATCTGGAGAGGATGCTCTCTTCTGCACTCTGTGCAATGCTGAG GTCCGCAAGTTCAGTAAACATTGTAGAAGTTGTGATAAATGTGTTGATGGATTTGATCATCATTGTCGg TGGTTGAATAATTGTGTGGGGAGGAAAAATTATATCACATTTGTGTCCCTTATGGCTGCCAGCCTTGTTTGG CTTATTGTTGAATGTGGTGTCGGTATTGCTGTCTTTGTTAGATGCTTTGTTGATAAAAATGGTATGAAAAGTGAGATAACTGAGAGGCTGGGAGTTGGCTTCTCCCAGCCCCCCTTTGCCACTGTAGTT GCCCTGTGCACAGCTATCTCCTTTCTTGCCATTTTTCCTTTGGGAGAGCTATTCTTTTTCCACATAATTCTGATTCGAAAG GGCATCACAACATATGAATATGTTGTTGCCATGAGAACACAAAGTGAACATCCTGGACCATCTGTAGATGGAGGTGATCAGCAAAGTCTTCCATCTTCACCAACGAGTTCTGCTGTTACTGCCATAAGTGGAAGAAGCTCTCATGGAATGAATTTGAACTATAAAGCTGCTTGGTGCACCCCTCCAAGAATATTTATGGACCACCAG GATGAAATTATTCCACATTTGGAGCCGGGACGCCTGCCATCCACAGTGGATCCAGATACAATACAGCAGCCTGATAAGGCAAAAAAGTTACCCCAGCGTCCAGTCCGAATAAGTGCATGGAAGCTTTCAAAGTTGGATtctaatgaggcaaccaaagCAGGTGCCAAAGCTAGAGCATCATCATCTGTGCTTCGTCCAATTAGTTCTCGACATCAACCATATGAGGCTGACTATTTATCGAGTAGCAATGTGAGTGGAAGAAGCAGTCCAATTAGTACAGATCAGGGGTTCACCAACAGAAATGCTAGAGCAGGGACGTCAAAATTGTCTCCTAAGAGTTCATACCCACCAAGTCGTGCTAGCAGAGAAGATGTTGAAACGGGCCGTGGCACTCTTAGTAATTTTAGCAGTCCTCATGTCTCTAGTTTCACCCCTTCGCCACTAGAGCAGAAAGCTTCAAACATAGATCAGTTCAACCCCGTTTATCAGTCATCAACGGATCAATCTCCACGGTCGGCAAAACAAAGTGAGGGCAATGAAAACGTAGGGCAAATTCCTATGAAAAGAGGTAACTTGAGTGTTGCAGAAAAAGTGGGATCTTCAGTCTTTTGGGATCAAGAAGCTGGACGATTTGTCTCATCTTCCAGATCTGCAGGTTCCTCTTCTCAGATTTCTGGAGCAGAGCTCACGTACACGGGGCAATCCATATTTTTTGGTGGGCCTGTTATGAATGAGCAGCCAACCAGAGGGACAAGGAATATCATCAGGTCATTGGCTTCTGGCATGGATAGAGGTTCTACTACATATCAACAAGGTAGATCCCAGAGGGGTGGCCAGCTTCCCGTGTTTCTTCCAAGTGATTCCCAGCAAAACCAGTTTTCTTCTAGATTGATTTGA